A genomic stretch from Vibrio cortegadensis includes:
- a CDS encoding HEAT repeat domain-containing protein yields the protein MQDLNDANRETLLRSDAEQSAIDSLIELLRTGDEAQRCYSAQALNRARIQEATQALNDCLYHKDPDVVIDCANTLETLGSGDIPSLEDVARHHPDGDARIAGLKALAPHINTPSVEALFHEFALGRQDNNDWGLDSDWDDWWDLQLCAVNTLSEHIKESHFTLFLDILEQDPEPELAAKIYQGIAKININWVIEQLEKSAPMTTRKLVKALTYSNQQIAKAFLYKQLRSQDAEIQKIAINALCERNATEYFWDIVKCMSDSNASVQRCAILGIQTLNGMDNIDGSRLISYIKTAQADAQPELLKLIRGLNIQLTDIDLEWIISLADQTNPSLLNEILNVIQHDHSAIPELTDEQQATLVQVVLNVIEDNKIELHQKTRLTRQLIKLPNHHLTSLPVLQRILTKQDSQNLKDKQAEQPFYDSSLREACLYVIAKTPVDSFQHLIKMTLLGAMAYPNTIDVVVTSSENEMDSTALPVQHQPDNEQADKADEDDLTALLNTYGEQFQEPESIVNTPTSTLGSIQQANIEATLAPVSQDDDTQQKITDMIEQLDDELLGYADIVKDNFESAENLDLNRKKIARRPKTSNRVLSIRALGQSKNPQSAELLTEAILGAESNELREIFQALTLLKKAEPRNPLANNGLGAAGNVMHHGDSLSKQAAAHFLAVMPSNKALPLLFIGAIDENEHVRLCSLNAIEVHLPKVKKVDQPALLQILRRGLSDPAGGVRKKSMQLLGAWLDAKFDDTKLNEEKDDDAELATELETLIDLAIDDEECNSIAEKVLATHKIATLNVLGLQLSSLKDHRHPNAVKLMGALLS from the coding sequence ATGCAAGATTTAAATGATGCCAATAGAGAGACTTTGCTTCGCAGTGATGCAGAACAGAGTGCGATCGATAGCCTTATCGAGCTACTTCGTACTGGTGATGAGGCACAGCGTTGTTACAGCGCCCAAGCATTGAATCGAGCACGAATCCAAGAAGCGACTCAAGCGTTAAATGACTGCCTGTACCACAAAGATCCAGATGTCGTCATTGACTGTGCTAATACACTAGAGACATTAGGTTCTGGTGATATACCAAGTTTAGAAGATGTCGCCCGTCACCATCCTGATGGCGATGCCAGAATTGCAGGGCTAAAGGCTTTGGCTCCGCACATCAATACCCCAAGCGTTGAAGCCCTTTTCCATGAGTTTGCACTAGGAAGACAAGACAACAACGATTGGGGGTTAGATTCCGACTGGGATGATTGGTGGGATCTTCAACTCTGCGCTGTTAATACTTTATCGGAGCACATTAAAGAGAGCCATTTCACTCTATTTCTCGACATTCTTGAGCAAGATCCAGAGCCTGAGTTAGCCGCGAAGATTTATCAGGGCATCGCGAAAATCAACATCAACTGGGTGATTGAACAGCTAGAAAAGTCCGCCCCTATGACGACCAGAAAGTTGGTCAAAGCACTCACTTATAGCAATCAACAAATCGCAAAAGCATTTCTATACAAACAACTCAGATCCCAAGACGCCGAAATCCAAAAAATCGCGATAAATGCGCTATGTGAGCGAAACGCCACTGAATACTTTTGGGATATTGTAAAGTGCATGAGCGATTCGAACGCCAGTGTGCAGCGCTGTGCCATTCTTGGTATTCAAACCTTAAATGGAATGGACAATATTGATGGAAGCCGCTTAATCAGTTACATCAAAACAGCTCAGGCCGATGCCCAACCCGAACTGCTTAAGTTAATACGCGGACTTAATATCCAGTTAACCGATATTGATTTGGAGTGGATCATTAGCTTAGCGGATCAAACCAATCCTTCGCTACTGAATGAAATTCTCAATGTAATACAGCACGATCACTCTGCGATCCCTGAGCTAACCGACGAACAGCAAGCCACTTTAGTTCAAGTCGTTCTTAACGTTATAGAAGACAATAAAATCGAGCTCCACCAAAAAACTCGACTCACCCGTCAACTGATTAAGTTACCGAATCACCATCTTACATCACTGCCCGTCTTACAAAGGATTCTAACCAAACAAGATAGCCAAAACCTGAAAGACAAACAGGCTGAACAACCATTTTATGATAGTAGCCTGCGTGAAGCATGTTTGTATGTCATCGCTAAAACACCCGTCGATAGCTTTCAGCATTTAATCAAAATGACATTGCTTGGAGCGATGGCCTATCCTAATACGATTGATGTCGTCGTCACGAGTTCTGAAAATGAGATGGATAGCACAGCACTCCCTGTCCAACATCAACCAGACAATGAGCAAGCTGACAAAGCAGATGAAGACGATTTAACCGCCCTACTCAACACATATGGTGAACAGTTCCAAGAGCCTGAATCGATCGTCAACACACCAACGTCTACCCTCGGATCTATTCAACAAGCGAACATTGAAGCAACGCTAGCACCAGTAAGCCAAGATGATGATACCCAACAAAAGATCACTGATATGATCGAGCAACTCGACGATGAATTGCTAGGCTATGCCGATATTGTGAAAGACAATTTTGAAAGTGCTGAAAACCTCGATTTAAACCGTAAAAAAATCGCAAGAAGACCAAAAACATCCAACCGAGTATTGTCTATTCGAGCTCTGGGGCAATCGAAAAATCCACAATCAGCAGAGCTGCTTACCGAGGCTATTCTTGGTGCGGAAAGTAACGAGTTACGCGAAATATTTCAGGCGCTGACCCTACTCAAAAAAGCAGAACCACGTAATCCGCTGGCTAATAATGGTTTAGGCGCTGCGGGTAATGTGATGCACCATGGCGATTCACTTTCAAAACAAGCTGCTGCTCACTTCCTAGCGGTAATGCCAAGCAACAAAGCATTACCTTTACTGTTTATTGGTGCGATTGATGAAAACGAACACGTTCGCCTATGCAGTTTGAATGCGATAGAAGTTCACTTACCCAAGGTTAAGAAAGTTGATCAACCTGCTTTGCTGCAAATTTTACGTCGTGGGTTAAGCGATCCTGCTGGAGGTGTCCGTAAGAAATCGATGCAGCTACTAGGAGCATGGCTTGATGCAAAATTTGATGATACAAAACTTAATGAAGAAAAAGACGATGATGCTGAACTTGCAACCGAGTTAGAAACGCTAATCGATCTTGCGATTGATGATGAGGAGTGTAATAGCATTGCGGAAAAGGTATTGGCAACACATAAAATCGCCACGTTGAACGTTTTAGGGCTACAGCTTTCATCACTCAAGGATCATCGGCACCCCAATGCGGTGAAATTGATGGGAGCATTATTGAGTTAA